A stretch of the Malus sylvestris chromosome 10, drMalSylv7.2, whole genome shotgun sequence genome encodes the following:
- the LOC126584813 gene encoding ubiquitin-conjugating enzyme E2 10-like has translation MASKRILKELKDLLRDPPTSCSAGPVAEDMFHWQATIIGPNDSPYAGGVFLVTINFPPDYPFKPPKVAFKTKVFHPNINSNGNICLDILKEQWSPALTISKVLLSICSLLTDPNPDDPLVPEIAHMCKCDKGKYESTARSWTQKYAMG, from the exons ATGGCCTCAAAGAGAATATTGAAGGAGCTCAAGGACTTGCTAAGAGATCCACCAACTTCATGTAGTGCAg GTCCTGTGGCTGAGGACATGTTTCATTGGCAAGCAACAATAATTGGTCCAAATGATAGCCCCTATGCTGGGGGTGTCTTCCTTGTGACTATCAATTTTCCACCTGATTATCCTTTCAAACCCCCAAAG GTTGCCTTCAAAACCAAAGTGTTCCATCCAAATATAAACAGTAACGGCAATATTTGCTTGGACATTCTCAAGGAGCAATGGAGTCCAGCACTCACCATATCGAAG GTTTTACTGTCCATATGTTCATTGCTGACAGATCCAAACCCTGATGACCCTCTTGTACCTGAGATTGCTCATATGTGTAAGTGTGACAAGGGCAAATATGAGTCAACGGCTCGGAGCTGGACCCAGAAGTACGCCATGGGTTAA